Genomic window (Kwoniella botswanensis chromosome 1, complete sequence):
AAATAAAATTGTCTGTCTGCACTTGATCTACCTTGTCCCCATTGAGCggaagatatcaatccgGTGACCTTGATAGTTTGATTCCTGATCACAAGAGTTGTAAGCTAAATGAAATGTTTTGTTCACTATCTTGGGTAAGCTCACGTTTCTGatattccttctcttctagCCATGACTCTATCGATTTCAACGTCCAGTTCGAGATTGATTTCCTGTACACCTTCTAGAGCTTTATGTCCCCACACGGAACCGACGGACGCTCTGAGGGATCCTCTTCCGTCTGTCGAAAGCTGGACATTGCGTTTACTGGCATATGAATTAGCTGAGTATATAATGAGGACTAGAGTCATCCCACTCACCCTGACTTCCCCGCACCTATCGTTTCGACTCTTAATCTCACTCCATTCCTGCCATCTGACAATGATACACTGGCCGGTACCAGCGCATAAGCAGTAAGGAGCGTAAGTGCTTTTGTCAACTCCCTTTTAACAGTCCTTTCGAACTCTTTCCGTCTGACAGGAAGGGGAGCGAAAAGTCCAGTGAGGGTGATGGTAGTTCCGCGCTACAGTATCATATGACCTTATCAGCAATGAATTCGCAAGATTGGAGCAAATGTTTCGCGTACTGGTCTTGCTACTTTTCCTGATGAATCTACAACTGTCCCATCTCTGCCTAGCTTGATGATAGCCCCCATAGGAGCAGTCTCCTTGGTGGACGTAATGACGGTTACACTATCGCATAAAGCACATAACGCTGATAAAGCTTCACCTCGGAATCCGAATGTTGTCACTTTGTACAAATCGGATAAAGAAGGTAATTTTGATGTATGATGCTTCAGACCTATGTAAACCATCAGCTGAAAATTGAAAGTCTAGACCCcgagatgagctgacatacctATAGATACCCAGTCGGCCTCTGCTATTCCTGATCCATTATCTGAGATCTCCACGCTATCCAGACCATTATCTTTTATCCGGACATCTAATGGAAAATCATGTATGTCAGCGATATtacaagagaaagatggcGAGGCTGAGCAGTCAAGTGTTCACCTATTGCAGTCGCACCAGCATCAAGACTATTCTCTACCAATTCCTTGATAGCTCCTTGGAGGTCAAGGACTACTTGACCGGAATGTATCCGATGGACAGAGTCGGTGTCGATAGCTGAGGTGTTGGGCATTTGTCAGCCATGACTGCTAACACGGCATACTCcgtcactcacctttgatcgaCCCGCTCATAGTTCCCTACTTCGGCGCGAGCTGATAGCGACAGTCAATTTATTGTGTGTAgtatgtgatgatgaagagcgaagaggatgtcgAAGCACTGTTGACTGTACCGAGAAATCTCGTTGGACGACCTCCACTTTACGTGACCGTGTCATATTCATGCTGCTGCTCGATCATGTTGATCTCCCTATTGCAACTTTTCTTATTCTCTCCCGCACCCAAGTATAATCCGAAAGACATATTCAAGTATCGCGAATGAGAAGTCGAAAGTAGCTGGAAACTAAGGAAAACTGAAAGAAAAGATCGGCTTATCTTATTGAAGCACTGTGCAGTCACACCACGACATGTCcgatgatcttctcgatgatgatgttgccGCTCAATGCGTTGCCCTTCAAGAGGACGAGATAACCGTTCTcgaggtatgtcagcttttCAATTCGCTCTCTGATGTCATtaagctgatcattcctATCTCTGGTTAGTCCATATACCCATCCTTGATCACTGTCCACCCGAATCCAGCTGACAAACCCGGACGACTCCTAACTCTCACTTTACCAATCACCCTTCCAATCCcacatcaaatccaattAGACACCTCGACAGGTCCCTCAGCATCGCTCGAGCTTTCTCACCTACCTTCTCTCACACTGAAAGTGCTCTTGCCAAAGAGGTATCCGATGGTTGAACCCGCTAAACCAATATCTCTCAGAGCGGGTCTACCAAGTGGCGACAAGCTGGGTAATTGGTTACCCCGTACCAAACTTCGATCAATACAAGATAAGCTTTCGGAAatgtgggaagaagaaggagagatatATGGGGGAGAGGGACAGGGTGTAGGAGTGATTTGGaaatggtgggaatggataGGGAATGGTGATTTCTTGACTGATCTGGGAATGTTCAATGGTCCGATCTTAGAGTGAGCAAATCCTGCCTTTCCCAAACCTATCAGCACTCTTTTGAACCgcatgatcaagatggaatgCTCAATCGTGATATATGTTTGTAGATTATCTGTACCACCCATGCTCACACCCTCAACATTCCATACGATGTTGAAGACGTATAATGCAAGTCAATTACATTCCGATTTCGAAAAGACTGCGTTTTCATGTTCGATCTGTCTTGAAAATCGAAAAGGGAAATCATGTGTTCAGATaccaggatgtggatgtgtATTGTAAGTCGACCAAACCAATCTTACCAATCTCCAAAGCCAATGACCGAGCTAAAGCTGGACATTTTGTATTCGAACAGTTGTACTCCTTGTCTTAGCTCATGTTGGTCATTGGCAATTACCGAGGGATCATTGGAGAATGTTTCGTGTCCTAGTGTATCATGTACGAAACAGCGTGCTTTACGTGATAGAGGAGAATCGGGCGGCGAAAATGAAATAGATGGAGAAATGGTGGAGAGTGTGGTGGGGAAGGAattgagagagagatgggaagatgTGAAAGAGAAACGTAAAGCTGAGATTGGTAGGTCATTTATTATCCATATTACTGTATTCCACCCCAGCTGCCAATATCGCTAATAATGGTGTCTAGACCCACTATATACGATATGTCCCAGACCAACATGTCAAGCAGCCGTCCCACCCCCACCCGCACCAAAATCTAATTCCATTACTTTTAATCCAACTTTCACTTCCCGTGTGATTCGTCTATCTGATCTTTCTACCActacttccacctcatcaaccaGCACGAATGGATCAACCGAAGTCGATACCGACAGGGATACTATTTTTGTTTCTCCGAGTATACCGacagaagatagatgggTCCGTCACCGAACCTGTCCTAAATGTTCATACTCCTTTTGCCTATATTGCAACGCAACATGGCATGGACCTCATACGCCCTGTGCGTTCCCCCAGACATCACTTATCGTCTCTGAGTATCTTAGTTACCCCGAAGGAAGTGAGGgcagaaggagaatggaGGTCAGGAGGGGTAAAGTTAATTtggagaggatggtgaggcAGTAtcttgaggatgaggcgAATAAAAGTTGGTTGGAGAATAAGACTAGCCCTTGTTCAGGATGTGGAGTGAGGGTGGAAAAGAGGTAAATTTGTTTCCAAATGATAACTTGTTCACAAGCTGCAAATGCTGATCACTCATTGTACGCTTTACTTTAGCCACGGATGTAATCACATGACGTGTGGTCGATGTAATGCTCATTTTTGTTATCGATGTGGTGGATCTATCAATCCCAAGGATCCATATAAACACTTTAACACTCCTGGAAGATCATGCTATCAGAAATTGTtcgatcaagaggagatcGATAGGTTTGAGAGGGAAGCTCATGGGGGTGGTGCAGCCTTGGGAGGTGGACATGAGGATGAGTGGAGGGAATTTAGAGGGATTTGGGAATGGTAATTCTGTTGTATCGTACATCTGAGTCATGTATGAATTGTACCATTTACTATGCAAGGATGAGAACAATGTCAGTCGAATTGCTTTTACTCGATTCCAATTAAAGATCTGGCTTGCGctactcttcctctctcGTGTTTGGATTGGGATAAGCTGAAGTTAGTATAATACCTCACGACACATCAGGTGGAGGTCCGAATGCGAcatatgatggatgatgatatatacatgGATGATTCATACTAGCAAATTAACTAAGCAATGTATCAAGATGACCGGATGAATGACAATGCACAAACAAAGACAATAGCAATGCCAAATGAACCAAGAACCCCACTAACTAACCAACCTATCTCACGAAGGTATACTACGAATCCTACATATGACTATGCGATCACCTCAGCTTTTGCACCTTTAACTctacccatcttctccttttcttcctccaatGCCTTACTCCTCTGAATGGCTCTTTCCAAATCCTgtctttccctctctttcctcactcTATTGATCTCATCCAAAATCTCACTGGcacccatctttctcaactGTCTCGCAACATCTTCACCAAACTTCTCAGCTTGTCTATACGATCGGACCAATACTGATTTAGGCTCGTAAAGTACATGTTTAGATCCATCCGTCGCAGTCACACAAGCTGACAGAGTCAACTTGGCAAATCGTTTTcgtaaaggtggtaaagcGTTCTTGGAGAATGTGGGTGTGGAAGGTCGAGTGGtaggtttgatatcgattaATCCAGAGAAATGTAACATTGGTGAATCTTCTTTTAATGgtatttcatcttcatccttgtaGGGATCTTCTATCCCATCAAGGTTCTCGAGATCGTTTTCGTCCAATTCGACAATTTCACTTTCCACTCCTACCGGAACTGAACAACCACCTTCTAACACTCTCAAACAACCCCTCTCTGCTCCACACGTCCATTCGGTTGGCCAATGACCCAAGCCCCTCAGACAATTTCGGGTTCGTATGTCATCAGACCTAATTTCGACGGCTAGAGCGCCCTGTCCTACAGCGTGCATGAGAACGGGGGCTTCGAGAGCTGAGACTACCCTGTGAGCCATGCCCAGACGTGAGAGGCCGGACATAGCGAGAATGAGGGCGGAGAAGGGTGATTCAGGGTTATCGAGTTTAGAGAATCGGGTGTTTAGGTTGCCTCGCTGTATGGTGGGGGGAAATTAGCGTGATTGATATGGAGAGAATGAATATAGGTGGACGAGTAAAGAGGATCAAGGTGAAAAGCCGAGATCAAGTGGATAAAGGATGGACAGTAGATGGTATATAGAATAGGAGATAAGTGTAGAAGATATTTGTATaagccaactcaccatatcctCAAATTTCAAATTAGGATAAGCTCTCTTCAACTGAGCTACCCTCCTTACACTTCCCGTACCTACGACACTTCCATCTGGTAATTCATCTAACGACTTATATGGTAATCCATCTTTAATGACCAATGCATCTCTTGGATCATGTCTTTTCACCATGCAACCAATTTCGCAACCGTCTTTCAACACTGTCGGTACATCTTTAAGGGAATGAATGAGCATATCGAAATGACCGTTCATGAGTCGAGCTTCCAGTTCATCCGTCCAGAGTGATTTGGCGGGTTGAGTGGATGAATAGGGAGAGAGGAGATGTAAAGGGGTGgtttgatttcgatctccTACGGTTGTCATACTTTCTATACTGAACGTATATGGTATTCCACCATTTCCGTTATCTTTGGGAGttccctcctcttcttcgttgcCTTCCTGAGAAGGAGGCGGAGAATTATGGAGTAATCtaagatcatcagctacatgTCCAGTTTGGATCAGAGCCAAGTTCGATTTTCTGGTTCCAAGGACAAAAGTGTTCGCCTGAGCTTTCATGGCGAGTATCAACTCCCGATCGGGTACAGGACGTCGATTGACGGCTGTAGGGTTGGTGTGCCATGGACAGGAGGATGTCATCTCGCAAGTCTCACAACAAGGCGTGGAGGCTTCAGTGGGGATGTGGTAGTGAGCTGGTAAAGGGAGAGGTATGCGGTTGGGGATTGAAGGTGATATCGTGAATAAGCCTCGATAGAGTAGTAGATGTCAAAGATATCAAGGTAGAATGAAACGTATaatttttttttttttttccttttgGATTAGGTTGGGTGGTAATGGGGAGTGGATGAAGGAAATCGAACGATGTTTCGTGTGCCCCTGTTGGCGTTGTAGTTTCGAATCAATCGGTTGAGAGGGTGGGTTCAAGCAAAGGATGGTAAGCTTGACTACgaaggtgatgtgatggtTGTTGAGCAGATGCCAGATGCGAAAAGATATGAATGGATTTGGATTGGAtcaaaaagtcaaaagtgaCAGATTGGACCCTTTAAACCAAAAAAGTATCCAAGCGTGTGTGTACATACACAGTTGTATCCGCCTAACTTACCCGATACCACACGCA
Coding sequences:
- a CDS encoding porphobilinogen deaminase; its protein translation is MTSSCPWHTNPTAVNRRPVPDRELILAMKAQANTFVLGTRKSNLALIQTGHVADDLRLLHNSPPPSQEGNEEEEGTPKDNGNGGIPYTFSIESMTTVGDRNQTTPLHLLSPYSSTQPAKSLWTDELEARLMNGHFDMLIHSLKDVPTVLKDGCEIGCMVKRHDPRDALVIKDGLPYKSLDELPDGSVVGTGSVRRVAQLKRAYPNLKFEDMRGNLNTRFSKLDNPESPFSALILAMSGLSRLGMAHRVVSALEAPVLMHAVGQGALAVEIRSDDIRTRNCLRGLGHWPTEWTCGAERGCLRVLEGGCSVPVGVESEIVELDENDLENLDGIEDPYKDEDEIPLKEDSPMLHFSGLIDIKPTTRPSTPTFSKNALPPLRKRFAKLTLSACVTATDGSKHVLYEPKSVLVRSYRQAEKFGEDVARQLRKMGASEILDEINRVRKERERQDLERAIQRSKALEEEKEKMGRVKGAKAEVIA